In Leptolyngbya sp. 'hensonii', the following proteins share a genomic window:
- a CDS encoding HAD-IA family hydrolase, whose amino-acid sequence MPVPPTTPIHTVIFDFDGTIADTLDVVVRIANHLAGEFGYEPVTNEQVKAFKHLSSRQIIQSSGVPLMRVPFLLRRVRTELKTEISTAIPIPGIPEVLAQLQIQGYHLGIATSNSRDNVLAFLAANQLTPAFDFIYSGLTLLGKGRLLKRILAKERLHPTSVVYVGDETRDIEAAKQVGVWTIAVAWGFNSREILTKHQPDYLIHHPQQLLEVLAQNGQSAR is encoded by the coding sequence ATGCCTGTACCCCCCACCACTCCCATTCACACCGTCATCTTTGACTTCGATGGCACGATCGCCGACACGCTCGATGTCGTGGTCAGAATCGCCAATCATCTGGCTGGGGAATTTGGCTACGAACCTGTCACCAATGAACAGGTTAAAGCCTTTAAGCACCTCAGTTCCCGACAGATTATTCAGTCATCGGGGGTTCCCTTGATGCGAGTTCCTTTTCTCCTGAGGCGAGTTCGGACTGAGCTGAAAACAGAAATTAGTACAGCCATCCCCATCCCCGGCATCCCAGAAGTTCTGGCCCAATTACAGATTCAGGGGTATCACCTGGGAATTGCCACCTCTAACTCCCGCGATAATGTGCTGGCTTTTCTGGCTGCCAATCAATTAACCCCTGCTTTTGATTTCATCTACTCTGGCTTGACGCTTTTGGGTAAGGGCAGACTCTTAAAACGAATCCTGGCTAAAGAACGGCTCCATCCTACCTCTGTCGTTTATGTAGGGGATGAAACCAGGGATATTGAAGCTGCAAAGCAGGTTGGAGTCTGGACGATCGCCGTGGCCTGGGGATTCAATTCCAGGGAGATTCTGACTAAGCATCAGCCAGACTACCTGATTCACCATCCCCAGCAACTCCTTGAAGTGCTAGCCCAGAATGGTCAGTCAGCCCGTTAG
- a CDS encoding DUF4112 domain-containing protein has protein sequence MKRLPRTDSPSPALKRVRLISDVLDNAIPIPGTPYRVGLDPILGLLPGGGDTIGAILSVYIVFEAARLGVSRDILLRMVGHVIMDALLGVLPVLGDLADVTWKANSRNLALLEAHIDQPEAGQPIDRVFIVLLVMGLLATLLAIGILAAWLVSLLFRWMVGGF, from the coding sequence ATGAAACGCCTGCCTCGAACGGATTCCCCATCTCCGGCCTTAAAACGGGTGCGGTTGATTAGCGATGTGCTGGATAATGCCATTCCAATACCGGGCACGCCCTATCGAGTTGGCCTCGATCCGATTCTGGGGCTTTTGCCGGGAGGGGGAGACACGATCGGAGCCATTCTCTCAGTCTATATTGTGTTTGAGGCAGCCCGGTTGGGGGTTTCACGGGATATATTGCTGCGGATGGTAGGCCATGTGATCATGGATGCCCTGCTGGGGGTACTCCCCGTTTTGGGAGATTTGGCTGATGTAACCTGGAAGGCCAACAGTCGTAACCTGGCCTTACTCGAAGCGCATATAGATCAGCCAGAGGCAGGCCAGCCCATCGATCGCGTCTTTATCGTTTTGCTGGTGATGGGTTTGCTGGCGACCCTCCTGGCGATCGGAATTCTGGCCGCCTGGCTGGTCAGCCTGTTGTTTCGATGGATGGTGGGTGGCTTCTGA